A stretch of Triticum aestivum cultivar Chinese Spring chromosome 1D, IWGSC CS RefSeq v2.1, whole genome shotgun sequence DNA encodes these proteins:
- the LOC123160863 gene encoding uncharacterized protein, translating into MKNKDKLSKPSSAGRVDGKGLSTKWSSYYTAGGRKEKKTSSESQSREVQELKAQVARIPEIVQEQVQQQLGTTLTAMVPTLIQGLTTWIAGGQQGPPPVPSFTASNSHNAQTTPLVSPAPARDPDDDDNDDGTFTNVDKYFAEHGYGDDFCGPPSQEPNPEKDDCDLAGTAEKPNCNRRRLAFSSQETPPAAAFTEPQRAEDGPPSPKDISRRVHVAGRAMLPTNMLNAAIGAMRSLHDSVLSLEKRRLRENDVAYPVFVAKVPEGKGFVDSAVRGTIVLRFDDIFAMFNLHLLHYTFVRLFSLSMEMRIIRDKTPYIVIVDPFYMRAKILGSAGDRQVASSHLEGVILANPDKDNFLVPYFPDDTHCTLILLSPKYSMATYFDPDRDSKIDYTNIKKVLDDALPGYAASGGTFKRPVNGPSSPPRCHCRRIKEELPPAITKARGRLLHYLRGDDYGCASGLRAVVSEAERVARLQVRYDQCNAGHRSVFAKTDVASEWVCKDLDLAVAWALNRSVTTAETAAWRRRRLDSELAKIDEEWSLSDCFANAGKGKAAARALPPPSAVAKAALSTAQQEAERILRERQAAARQGYCGPQAALHHQRDNDDDAAADGNASGQGGHTYKVVVRYQV; encoded by the exons atgaaaaacaaggataagctcagtaagccgtcgtcagctggtcgtgtggacggcaaaggcttgtccacaaaatggtcatcatactataccgctggtgggcgaaaggagaaaaagaccagctcggaaagccagtcgcgcgaggttcaagaactcaaggcacaagtggcacggattccggagattgtccaagagcaagtgcaacaacaactgggaacgacgctcaccgccatggtgcctaccttgattcaggggctgacgacgtggattgcgggcggccaacaggggcctcccccggttcccagcttcacggccagcaactcgcacaacgcgcagacgacgccattggtgtctccggcgccggcacgg gatccggacgacgacgacaacgacgacggtacatttaccaacgtcgataagtactttgccgaacatgggtacggtgacgatttctgcgggcctccttctcaagaacccaaccctgaaaaagacgactgcgatctagctggtacggcggagaaacccaattgcaacaggcgtcgtctggcgttcagttctcaggagacgcctccagctgccgccttcaccgagcctcagagagctgag gacgggccaccttcacctaaggatatctcaaggagggtgcatgtggcgggtagggcgatgctaccaacaaatatgctcaatgctgcaatcggtgctatgcggagtctgcatgacagtgttctttctttggagaagcggcgtctcagagagaatgatgtggcatacccggttttcgtagccaaggtgccagagggcaagggctttgtggatagcgccgtcaggggtacgatcgtcctgcggtttgatgacatctttgctatgtttaaccttcatctgctgcactacaccttcgttcggctgttttcgctgagtatggagatgcggatcattagagacaaaaCCCCgtacattgtgatagtcgaccccttctacatgcgtgccaagatcttgggcagcgctggggaccggcaagtcgcgagttcacacctcgaaggcgtcattctggcaaacccagataaggataacttcctcgtgccttactttcccga tgacacacattgcacactcatcctcttaagcccgaaatattccatggccacgtatttcgacccggaccgtgactccaagatagactacacaaatatcaagaaagttcttgatgatgctctccccggctacgccgcatctggaggcacctttaagaggcca GTTAACGGGCCCTCGTCACCACCACGCTGTCACTGCCGCCGGATAAAGGAGGAGCTGCCGCCCGCGATCACGAAGGCACGTGGCCGCCTCCTCCACTACCTCAGAGGAGACGACTATGGCTGTGCCTCCGGCTTGAGGGCCGTCGTATCCGAGGCGGAGCGTGTGGCGAGGCTACAGGTGAGGTATGACCAGTGCAATGCCGGTCACCGCTCTGTGTTCGCCAAGACAGATGTGGCGTCGGAATGGGTCTGCAAAGACCTTGACCTCGCCGTCGCGTGGGCGCTCAACCGATCCGTCACCACCGCAGAGACGGCCGCATGGCGTCGCCGTCGCCTTGACAGCGAGCTCGCCAAGATCGACGAGGAGTGGTCGCTTAGTGACTGCTTCGCTAATGCCGGTAAGGGCAAGGCCGCCGCCAGGGCTCTGCCGCCGCCATCGGCAGTGGCTAAGGCGGCCCTCTCCACCGCGCAACAGGAGGCGGAGCGGATCCTCCGCGAGCGGCAGGCAGCCGCCAGACAAGGCTACTGCGGTCCTCAGGCAGCCTTGCACCACCAGAGGGACAACGACGATGACGCTGCCGCCGACGGCAATGCGTCAGGACAGGGCGGCCACACGTACAAGGTTGTCGTCCGGTATCAGGTTTAG